A single genomic interval of Chitinophaga sp. 180180018-3 harbors:
- the purD gene encoding phosphoribosylamine--glycine ligase, with translation MNILLLGSGGREHALALKMSQSTLCGQLFIAPGNAGTAQCGKNVNMAVNEFEKIKSFCLENAIDLVVPGSEEALVLGIYDFFRNDPVLQHIPVLGPSEEGARLEGSKAYAKLFMERHQIPTAAYREFSAENYEEGVAYLKQHSLPIVLKADGLAAGKGVVIAASHEEAITEFEQMIKAAKFGDASKTVVVEQFLTGIELSVFAITDGHSYKILPEAKDYKRIGEGDKGLNTGGMGAVSPVPFADAAFMKKVEDEIVRPTIEGLSKEGIVYYGFVFFGLINVEGSPFVIEYNCRMGDPETEVVMPRLKNDLLELFNAVISGQLREQTIYADERAAATVMLVSKGYPEAYEKNKVITGIPAPTRDQVVFHAGTRQNGDEVLTNGGRVLAVTSLAESLSMALAHSVQTAEQISFEGKVYRRDIGYEFNN, from the coding sequence ATGAATATCTTATTACTTGGAAGTGGAGGCCGTGAACATGCACTGGCCCTGAAAATGTCGCAAAGCACCCTCTGTGGTCAATTGTTTATAGCTCCCGGCAATGCGGGAACCGCGCAATGCGGCAAAAATGTGAACATGGCCGTCAATGAATTTGAAAAGATAAAATCCTTTTGCCTGGAGAATGCTATCGATCTTGTAGTGCCGGGCTCTGAAGAAGCGCTGGTGCTGGGGATCTATGATTTTTTCAGGAACGACCCTGTATTGCAGCATATTCCTGTACTCGGGCCTTCTGAAGAAGGTGCCCGGCTGGAGGGTAGCAAGGCATACGCCAAGTTGTTCATGGAGCGCCACCAGATACCGACTGCGGCTTACCGTGAATTCAGCGCCGAAAACTATGAAGAAGGCGTTGCTTATCTGAAGCAGCACTCCTTACCAATCGTGCTCAAGGCCGATGGCCTGGCGGCGGGTAAAGGTGTGGTGATAGCTGCATCGCATGAGGAGGCCATCACCGAGTTCGAACAGATGATCAAAGCCGCCAAATTCGGAGATGCCAGCAAAACCGTGGTGGTGGAGCAGTTCCTGACAGGCATCGAGCTGTCGGTTTTTGCCATCACCGACGGGCATTCCTATAAGATACTACCGGAAGCAAAAGACTACAAGCGTATAGGTGAAGGTGATAAAGGCCTGAATACCGGCGGCATGGGAGCGGTATCGCCTGTACCATTTGCTGATGCGGCTTTTATGAAGAAAGTGGAAGACGAGATCGTTCGTCCTACTATCGAAGGGTTATCAAAAGAAGGAATAGTTTATTACGGATTTGTATTTTTTGGCCTGATTAATGTGGAAGGATCGCCTTTCGTAATTGAGTATAACTGTCGTATGGGGGATCCTGAAACGGAAGTAGTAATGCCCCGTTTGAAGAATGACCTGCTGGAGTTATTCAATGCCGTAATATCCGGCCAACTGAGAGAACAAACTATTTATGCCGACGAGCGCGCAGCTGCTACTGTTATGCTGGTATCAAAAGGGTACCCCGAAGCTTATGAGAAAAACAAGGTGATAACAGGTATTCCTGCCCCTACCCGCGACCAGGTAGTATTTCATGCAGGTACCCGACAGAATGGCGACGAGGTGCTGACCAACGGTGGCCGTGTTTTGGCAGTAACATCGCTCGCAGAAAGTTTGTCGATGGCATTAGCACATTCAGTTCAGACAGCAGAGCAGATCAGCTTTGAAGGTAAGGTATACCGGCGCGATATAGGATATGAGTTTAACAACTAG
- a CDS encoding peptide MFS transporter — protein sequence MMQTAVAQESPVASQKGHPKGLAVLFATEMWERFNFYGMRALLTLFLVNALAFSEADSSYIYGGFLGLCYLTPMLGGYISDRYLGNRNCILIGGFVMGVGQLLMVLSATLYATSVPTATTVVWLALLVIIFGNGFFKPNISSMVGQLYPKNDGRLDSAFTIFYMGINMGAFLGMLICPVLGDKVDLNGVRMVSAFKWGFLAASIAMFLGTILFFFLKDKYVVTPDGKAIGAKPDFSKPSAATQNDEADKAKFTPAAIVGVLGLLVVLFFGIHYLSLDKNPIKSWLYPFIYASGISLAVLILTDKSITKVERQRILVIYFVAFFVIFFWACFEQAGSSLTFIADYQTDRRLLGWDMPPSFVQNANSIFIIVFALPFSWLWLKLQKRNLEPISPMKQSIGLALLALGFFIIAIQMKSLGPNEKLGVSWLILMYLFHTLGELCLSPIGLSLVSKLAPHRFSSLLMGVWFLANAAGYALAGTLGALLPPTMDKYKLATENGIDLKGILDGTITATAQQLDKMQELKLAAHYPTFAGFTIHNLYEFFMVFVILPGAAAILLFLSTSFLKKWMHGVR from the coding sequence ATGATGCAAACTGCTGTTGCACAAGAGTCTCCTGTTGCCTCGCAAAAGGGCCATCCCAAGGGGCTTGCAGTATTATTTGCCACGGAAATGTGGGAACGGTTTAACTTCTATGGTATGCGGGCGTTGCTGACGCTCTTCCTGGTAAATGCACTGGCTTTCTCAGAAGCAGATTCTTCCTATATCTATGGTGGCTTTCTTGGCCTCTGTTACCTTACACCTATGCTGGGCGGTTATATTTCAGACCGCTACCTCGGTAACAGGAACTGTATTCTTATTGGCGGTTTTGTAATGGGCGTAGGCCAGCTGCTGATGGTACTGAGCGCCACCCTGTATGCTACCAGCGTACCTACTGCTACTACCGTGGTTTGGCTGGCACTGCTGGTGATCATCTTCGGAAACGGGTTCTTCAAACCCAACATTTCCTCCATGGTTGGCCAGCTCTATCCGAAAAACGACGGCCGCCTCGATTCTGCCTTCACCATCTTCTACATGGGTATCAATATGGGCGCCTTCCTTGGTATGCTCATTTGCCCTGTTCTTGGCGACAAAGTTGATCTGAATGGCGTAAGAATGGTAAGTGCATTCAAATGGGGATTCCTCGCCGCCAGTATCGCGATGTTCCTCGGTACCATACTGTTCTTCTTCCTGAAAGACAAATACGTGGTTACCCCCGATGGTAAAGCCATCGGCGCTAAACCAGACTTCAGCAAGCCTTCCGCTGCTACTCAGAATGATGAAGCTGATAAAGCTAAATTCACTCCCGCCGCCATTGTTGGCGTACTTGGCCTCCTCGTGGTATTGTTCTTTGGGATTCACTATCTGTCGCTCGACAAGAACCCTATCAAATCCTGGTTATATCCATTTATATATGCTTCCGGTATCAGTCTGGCTGTACTGATTCTCACCGATAAATCTATCACTAAAGTAGAAAGACAAAGGATCCTCGTTATCTATTTTGTGGCCTTCTTTGTGATCTTCTTCTGGGCCTGTTTTGAGCAGGCAGGATCTTCCCTGACCTTCATAGCTGATTATCAGACAGATCGCCGCCTGTTAGGCTGGGATATGCCACCGAGCTTCGTGCAAAATGCCAACTCCATCTTTATCATCGTATTTGCACTGCCTTTCAGCTGGTTATGGCTGAAATTGCAGAAGCGCAACCTCGAGCCTATTTCTCCCATGAAACAGTCGATTGGCCTGGCTTTGCTGGCTTTGGGCTTTTTTATCATTGCCATCCAGATGAAGTCGCTCGGACCTAACGAAAAACTGGGAGTTAGCTGGCTGATTCTGATGTACCTCTTCCATACACTGGGTGAGTTGTGCCTGTCGCCAATAGGCCTTTCCCTGGTATCCAAGCTGGCGCCACACCGCTTCTCCTCTCTGCTCATGGGAGTATGGTTCCTGGCAAATGCCGCGGGCTATGCCCTGGCTGGTACTTTGGGCGCACTGCTTCCTCCAACAATGGATAAATACAAACTGGCTACCGAAAACGGCATCGATCTGAAAGGCATCCTGGATGGTACTATTACTGCTACCGCCCAGCAACTCGACAAGATGCAGGAATTAAAACTGGCTGCGCACTATCCTACTTTTGCAGGTTTTACGATCCACAATCTGTACGAATTCTTTATGGTATTCGTTATCCTGCCCGGCGCGGCTGCAATACTGTTATTCCTCTCCACCAGCTTCCTGAAAAAATGGATGCATGGGGTTAGATAA
- the mreD gene encoding rod shape-determining protein MreD: protein MSILLKNIIRFVFLLLIQVFVLNEILLHQLVSPYLYMLFILALPFNLPRPALMLMGLLMGLALDMFMNTPGMHAAACVFIAYLRPFIINILSPQGGFETTQKTPSMTSMGVSQFLIYAAILVFLHHTVFFILEVFGMGNPLYLAMKIVFSTLASLFLIVLYELLFFSKK, encoded by the coding sequence ATGAGTATACTGTTAAAAAATATAATCCGATTTGTATTCCTGTTACTGATACAGGTGTTTGTGCTCAATGAAATATTGCTGCACCAGTTGGTCAGTCCCTATTTGTACATGCTTTTTATTCTGGCATTACCCTTTAACCTGCCCCGCCCGGCATTGATGCTCATGGGGCTCCTGATGGGGCTTGCCCTGGATATGTTCATGAATACCCCCGGTATGCACGCTGCTGCCTGTGTATTCATTGCTTATCTGCGTCCATTCATTATCAATATCCTATCGCCACAGGGAGGATTCGAAACAACACAGAAAACTCCATCTATGACCAGTATGGGAGTTTCACAGTTCCTCATTTATGCCGCTATCCTGGTTTTCCTGCATCATACCGTATTTTTCATTCTGGAAGTATTTGGTATGGGAAACCCACTGTACCTCGCGATGAAGATAGTATTTTCAACACTGGCCAGTCTGTTCCTGATTGTATTGTATGAACTGCTTTTCTTCTCGAAGAAGTAG
- a CDS encoding rod shape-determining protein yields the protein MGFFNFLTQEIAIDLGTANTLIIHNDQVVVDEPSIVAIERASGKIVAVGKKAMMMHEKTHEYLRTIRPLKDGVIADFNAAEGMIRELIKMIYPKKPLFAPSWRMVICIPSSITEVEKRAVRDSAEQAGAKEVYLIHEPMAAALGIGIDVEEPVGNMIIDIGGGTTGISVIALAGIVCDQSIRIAGDEFTADIMEALRRYHSLLIGERTAEQIKIHIGSALKELDNPPDDIPVNGRDLVTGIPKQIMVSYQEIAEALDKSIFKIEEAILKALETTPPELASDIYRRGLYLTGGGALLRGLDKRLTQKIKLPVHVADDPLRAVVRGTGIALKHVGKYPFLMQ from the coding sequence ATGGGATTTTTTAATTTTTTAACGCAGGAAATCGCGATAGATCTTGGTACAGCAAATACGCTGATTATCCATAATGACCAGGTAGTAGTGGACGAGCCTTCCATTGTAGCGATAGAGCGGGCTAGCGGCAAAATTGTGGCAGTTGGAAAAAAGGCCATGATGATGCACGAAAAAACACACGAATATCTTAGGACTATACGTCCCCTGAAAGATGGCGTGATAGCGGACTTTAACGCCGCTGAAGGCATGATCAGGGAACTCATAAAAATGATTTACCCCAAGAAGCCACTGTTTGCACCGAGCTGGCGCATGGTCATCTGTATACCATCCAGCATTACTGAGGTGGAAAAGAGGGCTGTTCGCGACTCCGCAGAGCAGGCCGGCGCGAAAGAGGTATATCTGATACACGAACCGATGGCTGCTGCACTGGGTATCGGTATCGACGTGGAAGAACCGGTAGGTAACATGATCATTGATATAGGCGGTGGTACCACCGGTATTTCTGTGATTGCCCTGGCTGGTATCGTTTGCGACCAGAGTATCCGTATCGCAGGTGATGAATTCACTGCAGATATCATGGAAGCACTCCGCCGTTACCATAGCCTGCTGATCGGTGAAAGAACAGCAGAACAAATCAAGATCCACATCGGATCTGCCCTGAAAGAACTGGATAACCCACCAGATGATATTCCGGTTAACGGACGTGACCTGGTAACAGGGATACCCAAACAGATCATGGTTTCCTACCAGGAAATCGCGGAAGCCCTTGATAAATCTATCTTTAAAATCGAAGAAGCCATCCTGAAGGCGCTGGAAACAACGCCGCCGGAGCTGGCATCAGATATTTACCGCAGAGGCTTATACCTGACAGGTGGCGGTGCGCTGCTGCGTGGACTGGATAAGCGTCTTACCCAGAAGATCAAACTGCCTGTGCATGTAGCAGACGATCCGTTACGCGCCGTGGTTAGAGGCACTGGTATTGCATTGAAGCATGTTGGTAAGTATCCGTTCCTGATGCAATAA
- a CDS encoding DUF1501 domain-containing protein — MLFTRRRFLQAGSLVSASMLMPKFLKALEKGQMVPPGNKVLVIIQLSGGNDGLNTIIPYRNDIYYRVRPALGIKREAALSLNDELGIHPALKGLKALYDDGALGIINNVGYPNPDRSHFRSMDIWHSASQSNEYWSDGWIGRYLDAQCKGCDRPTQALEIDDTLSLALKGDNDKGLALTDPARLFGTSSDRFFKDLQQQYNTGGDHHSNADYLYKTMGETISSAAYIQQQFKTYKSAEPYPNTELGRNLRTIANLIMSDINTKVYYVSHGSFDTHVNQQDQQARLFGQLSDAVTVFTGDLKKNHRFEDVVVMTFSEFGRRVGQNASGGTDHGTANNMFLIGGGLKQQGLINEGPDLVNLKDGDLQYKVDFKSVYATLLSGWLGANDKDILRREYAKMGFV, encoded by the coding sequence ATGTTGTTCACACGCCGACGTTTTTTACAGGCAGGTTCCCTGGTATCAGCTTCCATGCTGATGCCGAAATTCCTGAAAGCATTGGAGAAAGGGCAGATGGTGCCCCCGGGAAATAAAGTGCTGGTGATCATACAGCTTTCAGGCGGTAACGATGGATTGAATACCATCATACCCTACCGGAATGACATTTACTACCGGGTAAGACCGGCTTTAGGTATAAAGCGGGAGGCAGCGTTGTCGCTGAATGACGAGCTGGGGATACATCCTGCTCTGAAGGGGCTGAAAGCACTCTACGACGATGGCGCCCTCGGTATTATCAACAACGTGGGCTATCCGAACCCTGATCGCTCGCACTTCCGTTCCATGGATATATGGCATTCCGCCAGCCAGTCGAACGAATACTGGTCCGATGGCTGGATAGGCCGCTACCTGGATGCCCAGTGCAAAGGCTGCGACAGGCCCACTCAGGCATTGGAAATAGATGATACCCTGAGCCTTGCGCTGAAAGGCGACAACGATAAAGGACTGGCGCTCACCGATCCTGCCCGCCTGTTTGGCACCAGTAGCGACAGATTTTTCAAGGATCTTCAACAACAGTACAATACCGGCGGCGATCATCACAGCAACGCCGACTACCTGTACAAAACGATGGGAGAAACAATATCTTCCGCCGCTTATATCCAGCAGCAATTCAAAACATATAAATCAGCAGAACCATATCCTAACACAGAACTAGGCAGAAACCTGCGTACCATCGCTAATCTGATCATGTCTGATATCAACACCAAAGTGTATTATGTATCCCATGGCAGCTTCGATACGCATGTGAACCAGCAGGATCAGCAGGCCCGTTTGTTCGGCCAGCTAAGCGACGCAGTAACTGTATTTACCGGCGATCTGAAAAAGAACCACCGTTTTGAAGACGTAGTGGTAATGACATTCTCGGAATTCGGAAGAAGGGTAGGACAGAACGCCAGCGGTGGAACAGACCATGGTACTGCCAACAATATGTTCCTGATTGGTGGAGGCCTGAAACAGCAAGGCCTTATCAACGAGGGGCCTGACCTTGTTAATTTGAAAGATGGAGACCTGCAATACAAAGTAGACTTCAAAAGCGTGTATGCTACCCTGTTATCCGGCTGGCTTGGAGCCAATGATAAAGATATACTGAGGAGAGAGTATGCGAAGATGGGGTTTGTATAA
- the mreC gene encoding rod shape-determining protein MreC — MRNLIIFFRRYFNFFLFLLLEVICLVLVFQRNNFQRAAYLSSANDISGKLYDKYSNVQYYFHLKSTNDSLVNENMRLRNALRSSYDSMVTTNGVKIDTVRQYSDDTLRRVIGTQIRRYEYFAAKVINNSINKPVNYITIHRGALQGIRPNMGVISTSGVVGVVRSVSDNYAVILSMLSKSNSVSISARLGNGKEMGSVHWDGEDAGYALLKDIPKSARIHKGDTVVTSGFSALFPENIPIGYVESVAVGDKASTAYTIRLKLATNFFNLQYVYVIENLLKDEQQRLEDSTYKLIK; from the coding sequence GTGCGAAATCTAATCATTTTCTTTAGGCGATACTTTAACTTCTTCTTATTTCTGCTGCTGGAAGTGATTTGTCTGGTATTGGTATTCCAACGCAACAATTTCCAGCGGGCAGCCTACCTCAGTTCCGCCAATGATATCAGCGGCAAGTTATACGACAAGTATAGTAACGTACAGTATTATTTTCATCTGAAGTCGACCAACGACAGCCTGGTAAATGAAAACATGCGCCTGCGTAATGCACTCCGCAGCAGTTACGACAGCATGGTCACTACCAACGGAGTTAAGATCGATACCGTACGGCAATATAGCGATGATACCCTGCGCCGGGTGATCGGAACCCAGATCCGCCGGTACGAGTACTTCGCTGCAAAAGTTATCAATAATTCCATCAACAAACCTGTTAACTATATCACCATCCACCGTGGCGCCCTTCAGGGAATCCGGCCTAATATGGGCGTTATCAGTACCAGTGGCGTAGTAGGAGTAGTGAGAAGTGTCAGCGATAACTATGCAGTAATATTATCAATGCTCTCAAAATCCAATTCCGTGTCTATCAGTGCCCGCCTGGGTAATGGAAAGGAAATGGGTTCGGTACACTGGGATGGTGAAGATGCCGGCTATGCCCTGCTGAAAGACATTCCGAAAAGTGCCCGTATACATAAGGGAGATACAGTAGTGACCAGCGGCTTCTCTGCCCTGTTCCCTGAAAATATTCCTATCGGCTATGTAGAAAGCGTTGCCGTAGGTGATAAAGCAAGTACCGCGTATACTATCCGCCTGAAATTGGCTACCAATTTCTTTAACCTGCAGTATGTATACGTGATAGAAAATCTGTTGAAAGACGAACAACAGCGATTGGAAGACTCAACTTACAAGTTGATCAAATGA
- a CDS encoding IS4 family transposase, giving the protein MSKGIYFTGQPIFSQLLSFIPRPLVNKLAIHYQADRCCKRFKTYDHLVTLLYSIINQCSSLREVTTGMLAWEHRLAHLGITHPPRRSTISDASIRRGTKVFEAIYLELLKRYGQFLPDSRPAKLASKLYLFDSTTISLFQQILKGAGKSDMDGRRKGGIKVHTLMRSDQDVPCMVRFSAAAKADVSFLKKVVLPAGSILVFDKGYRDYSAYNTLDEGAITWITRNIDSSIHTIIEDRPISESQVNKGVLADREIELGHNHNKKNAKVKARLITYKDKKSGHIFEFITNDFHLKPATIADCYHKRWQIELLFKRLKQNYPLRYFLGDSPNAIKIQIWCVMIADLILKVISSNYKCKWSFSNLVSMVRLHMMTYMNLKAFITAAEKSLLDRFNQYKAKDSPLLLFAT; this is encoded by the coding sequence ATGAGTAAAGGTATATATTTTACCGGACAGCCGATATTTAGTCAGTTACTTTCTTTTATTCCCAGACCGCTGGTGAACAAATTAGCCATTCACTATCAGGCAGATCGTTGCTGTAAGCGATTCAAGACCTATGATCATCTGGTGACGCTACTTTACAGTATAATTAATCAGTGTAGCTCCTTGCGGGAGGTTACTACAGGCATGCTGGCCTGGGAGCACCGACTAGCCCATCTGGGCATCACCCATCCGCCCAGAAGGAGTACTATTTCTGATGCCAGTATACGTAGAGGTACAAAAGTTTTTGAAGCCATCTACCTGGAACTATTAAAGCGGTATGGACAATTTTTACCGGACAGCCGGCCGGCAAAACTGGCATCAAAACTTTATCTGTTTGATTCTACCACTATCAGCCTGTTTCAGCAGATATTAAAAGGGGCAGGTAAATCTGATATGGATGGAAGACGCAAAGGCGGTATTAAAGTACACACTTTAATGAGAAGCGATCAGGATGTACCCTGTATGGTTAGATTCAGCGCTGCTGCCAAAGCTGATGTTTCCTTTCTTAAAAAAGTGGTGTTACCTGCCGGGTCAATCCTGGTATTTGATAAAGGATACAGAGACTATAGTGCTTATAACACTTTGGATGAAGGAGCCATTACATGGATAACCCGTAACATCGATAGTTCCATTCATACAATTATCGAAGATCGTCCCATCAGTGAGTCGCAGGTAAACAAGGGGGTTTTAGCTGACCGGGAAATTGAGTTAGGACATAATCATAATAAAAAAAATGCTAAGGTAAAGGCCCGACTTATTACTTATAAGGACAAAAAAAGCGGCCATATCTTTGAATTTATAACTAATGATTTTCATCTCAAACCTGCTACTATAGCTGATTGTTATCATAAAAGGTGGCAGATTGAATTATTATTTAAGCGGCTAAAGCAAAATTATCCCCTTAGATACTTTCTGGGAGATAGCCCCAATGCTATTAAAATACAAATCTGGTGTGTAATGATTGCTGATCTTATTCTTAAAGTAATCAGCTCTAACTACAAATGCAAATGGTCCTTTTCTAATCTGGTTAGTATGGTCAGGCTACATATGATGACTTATATGAACCTTAAAGCCTTTATCACGGCGGCCGAAAAAAGCCTTTTAGACAGGTTCAATCAGTATAAAGCTAAAGATTCTCCGCTTTTGCTATTTGCCACATAG
- a CDS encoding OPT/YSL family transporter, translated as MLDNNFKPFISPGTQMKEFTLKAILLGCFFGVIFGAATVYLALKAGLTVSASIPIAVIAITLGRKFFKTTILENNIIQTTGSASESIAAGVVFTLPGFLFLSDGGGEKFFNYFTILTLAIFGGILGTLMMIPLRRSLIVKEHGTLPYPEGTACGDVLIAGEKGGDFAKTAFYGLGFAFAYAVFQKVLHIIAETPQYMTKQASKFFPSAKISCDITPEYMGVGYIIGPRIAGVLVAGGVLAWLGLIPLLASLLPPDTIAAQLVKIGYLANLQTPGGQGSWDPATHTFSDYSSAIYYAYVRQIGAGAVAAGGFITLLKTIPTIISSFKGSLGAIKDGSEKVAGKGSVPRTERDLSLKVVLFGSLALVLLMAFLPQLPGDSIGKKLLVGLLVVVFGAFFVTVSSRIVGLIGSSNNPISGMTIATLMGTCLVFISVGWTGKLYEPLALVVGGMICIAAANAGSTSQDLKSGYIVGATPIYQQLSLFIGAIVSSVVIGLTVKFLDKPTADMIQHGIKDHAIGSTYYPAPQGTLMATLAKGILSFNLDWQFVLVGVFLAITMELCGVNSLSFAVGAYLPLSTTLPIFAGGAIRGLVEYKQKKENKKKLPEEEELGRGNLFATGLVAGGAVAGVVIAILAGFDWSAIILAKVNQQTILTKILSEGGYYIIGCAFFTFMGWYLYRTARKA; from the coding sequence ATGCTGGATAATAACTTCAAACCTTTCATCTCTCCCGGAACGCAAATGAAAGAGTTTACCCTCAAGGCCATTTTGCTGGGTTGCTTCTTCGGGGTCATTTTCGGTGCTGCTACAGTATACCTGGCACTTAAAGCGGGTCTTACGGTTTCTGCGTCCATTCCCATCGCTGTTATTGCTATTACACTGGGGAGGAAATTTTTCAAAACAACCATACTGGAGAATAATATCATTCAGACTACCGGTTCTGCAAGTGAATCAATTGCTGCCGGTGTAGTATTTACGCTGCCGGGCTTCCTGTTTCTCAGCGACGGTGGCGGAGAAAAGTTCTTCAATTACTTCACCATTCTTACGCTGGCAATATTTGGCGGTATACTGGGTACACTGATGATGATTCCGTTAAGAAGATCACTCATTGTAAAGGAGCATGGAACCTTACCCTATCCGGAAGGTACTGCCTGCGGGGATGTACTGATTGCCGGCGAAAAAGGCGGTGACTTTGCAAAAACAGCTTTCTACGGATTAGGGTTTGCCTTCGCTTATGCCGTGTTTCAAAAGGTGTTGCATATCATCGCGGAAACGCCGCAATATATGACTAAACAAGCCAGCAAATTTTTTCCATCTGCCAAAATCAGTTGCGATATCACACCGGAATATATGGGCGTCGGATATATCATCGGCCCACGCATAGCCGGGGTACTGGTGGCTGGCGGCGTGCTGGCCTGGCTGGGATTGATCCCGCTACTGGCGTCCCTGCTGCCACCCGACACGATAGCCGCACAACTGGTGAAGATAGGCTACCTGGCCAATCTGCAAACACCCGGTGGACAAGGCAGCTGGGATCCCGCTACCCACACATTCTCCGATTATTCGTCTGCGATATATTACGCCTATGTACGCCAGATAGGAGCAGGAGCGGTAGCCGCAGGCGGATTTATTACCCTGCTGAAAACAATTCCTACCATCATTTCTTCTTTTAAAGGCAGTCTTGGTGCCATCAAAGACGGCTCCGAAAAAGTTGCCGGAAAAGGCAGCGTGCCGCGAACAGAGAGGGATCTGAGTCTGAAAGTAGTGCTGTTCGGAAGCCTGGCGCTCGTGCTGCTCATGGCATTTTTGCCGCAGTTACCCGGCGACTCCATCGGCAAAAAACTGCTGGTAGGCTTACTGGTGGTGGTTTTCGGTGCCTTCTTCGTAACCGTATCCAGTCGCATTGTAGGCCTGATCGGCTCTTCCAATAACCCTATTTCCGGTATGACTATCGCTACCCTGATGGGCACCTGCCTGGTATTCATCTCCGTTGGCTGGACAGGGAAATTATATGAGCCCCTCGCGCTGGTGGTGGGCGGAATGATCTGCATCGCTGCCGCCAACGCAGGCAGTACCTCCCAGGATCTGAAATCCGGCTATATCGTAGGTGCCACACCGATATATCAACAGCTGTCACTTTTCATCGGGGCGATTGTTTCTTCAGTGGTGATAGGCCTCACCGTAAAGTTCCTCGACAAACCAACTGCTGATATGATACAGCACGGGATAAAGGACCACGCTATTGGAAGCACCTATTATCCTGCACCACAGGGCACTTTGATGGCAACGCTGGCCAAAGGGATACTTTCCTTTAACCTCGACTGGCAATTTGTGCTGGTAGGCGTTTTTCTTGCTATCACCATGGAGCTTTGCGGCGTCAACTCTCTTTCTTTTGCAGTGGGCGCTTATCTGCCGTTATCTACCACGCTGCCCATTTTCGCAGGAGGCGCCATCCGTGGACTTGTAGAGTATAAACAAAAGAAAGAAAATAAGAAAAAGTTACCGGAAGAAGAGGAACTGGGCCGGGGTAATCTTTTTGCCACGGGCCTCGTGGCGGGTGGTGCGGTAGCCGGTGTAGTGATCGCTATACTCGCAGGCTTTGACTGGTCGGCCATCATACTTGCCAAAGTGAATCAACAAACTATACTTACAAAAATCCTGAGTGAAGGAGGATATTATATAATAGGATGTGCCTTTTTTACGTTTATGGGCTGGTACCTGTACCGCACGGCACGTAAAGCGTAA